One genomic window of Bacillus mycoides includes the following:
- a CDS encoding MerR family transcriptional regulator: protein MTMRVKEVANLVGISVRTLHHYDEIGLLTPDEMTESGYRLYSNENLETLQQILFFKELGFPLKKIKEIIMSPSFDREEALQLHKKMLLEKRARLDKVIATINKTIQHTKGEIEMTNKEKFEGFDFSHNPYEEEARERWGDEAVDKANKTAKGMSKEKQEEFNNIYIKLATLRNGAPDSKEAQEAIGVWYDYLQNFGEYSLEAFKGLGQMYVADERFTKNIDKFGGGLAQFMCDAMEVYADRKK from the coding sequence ATGACAATGAGGGTAAAAGAAGTAGCTAATTTAGTTGGAATTAGTGTGCGCACACTGCATCATTACGATGAAATTGGGTTGTTAACGCCAGATGAGATGACAGAGTCTGGATATCGTCTGTATTCCAATGAAAATTTAGAAACGTTGCAGCAAATTTTATTTTTTAAAGAGCTTGGCTTCCCTTTAAAGAAGATTAAGGAAATTATCATGAGTCCTTCATTCGACCGTGAAGAGGCATTACAGCTGCATAAGAAAATGCTTCTTGAAAAGCGGGCTAGATTGGATAAAGTGATAGCGACGATTAATAAAACAATTCAGCATACAAAAGGAGAGATTGAAATGACGAATAAAGAGAAATTTGAAGGATTCGATTTCAGCCATAACCCATATGAAGAAGAAGCACGTGAAAGATGGGGAGATGAGGCTGTAGATAAAGCAAATAAAACAGCGAAGGGTATGTCTAAAGAGAAACAAGAGGAATTTAATAATATATATATAAAGTTAGCGACACTCCGAAATGGGGCACCTGATTCTAAAGAGGCGCAAGAAGCAATCGGGGTATGGTACGATTACTTGCAAAACTTCGGTGAATATTCATTAGAGGCATTTAAGGGACTCGGTCAAATGTATGTTGCTGATGAGCGCTTTACGAAAAATATTGATAAGTTTGGCGGGGGATTAGCGCAGTTTATGTGTGATGCGATGGAGGTTTATGCGGATCGTAAGAAATAG
- a CDS encoding YhfC family intramembrane metalloprotease, which translates to MHNRYVHILESGESMVSNTVIASIIIQLVVSVLIPIIVLVYFRKKYNINWKIVGVGVLIFIGFTQILETPFQLFMRGNPTIGPILENPFIFAIYGGLTAGIFEELGRFVAFYYLLKKYRDYTDGLAYGIGHGGIESILVGGFAGLQTLTFATSINNGSFAQMVEQYPQLSHIKDLLIEQPAYFYLLGSLERIMALVLQIAFTMLVVYAVKQKKYIFLVYAILFHALVDFFAALYQTKMINIFVAEGITLLFAIGGFILIRKMKEKLVSTAE; encoded by the coding sequence ATGCATAATAGATATGTACATATATTAGAAAGCGGTGAAAGTATGGTTTCAAATACTGTAATTGCCAGCATCATAATTCAACTCGTTGTTTCGGTTCTGATCCCAATTATTGTACTCGTTTATTTCCGTAAGAAATATAATATTAATTGGAAAATAGTTGGCGTTGGTGTCCTTATCTTTATCGGGTTTACCCAAATACTCGAAACACCATTCCAATTATTCATGCGTGGTAATCCAACAATAGGTCCAATTTTAGAAAACCCATTTATTTTCGCAATATATGGTGGGTTGACTGCTGGTATTTTTGAAGAACTAGGTCGTTTCGTTGCCTTTTACTACTTACTGAAAAAATATCGAGATTATACAGACGGTCTTGCGTACGGAATTGGACACGGCGGTATTGAATCGATTTTAGTCGGCGGATTCGCTGGGCTTCAAACTCTTACCTTTGCAACATCTATTAACAATGGTAGCTTCGCTCAAATGGTTGAACAATACCCACAGTTGAGCCATATCAAGGACTTGTTAATAGAGCAACCTGCCTATTTTTACTTACTTGGTAGCCTAGAAAGAATTATGGCATTAGTACTGCAAATTGCCTTCACAATGCTTGTCGTATACGCGGTAAAACAAAAGAAATACATTTTCCTCGTATACGCTATACTATTCCACGCACTTGTAGACTTTTTCGCAGCACTTTACCAAACAAAAATGATTAACATCTTTGTCGCAGAAGGAATTACTCTTCTCTTCGCGATTGGTGGTTTCATTCTTATTCGTAAAATGAAAGAGAAATTAGTGAGTACAGCCGAGTAA
- a CDS encoding histidine phosphatase family protein — protein MKKIIVIRHCSATGQERNAELTNIGRDQSNTVATFLMENHLQIDHIISSPFVRAIDSIRPYALQANLSIQEDERLAERILSTVSMDDWLQKLEYTFTNIDIAFSGGESTKQATDRAISLIQEVLKLEHDTTLLVTHGNLLTLILKHFDHTIGFEEWKTLTNPDIYEITLDEQSIIQRLWEAPSK, from the coding sequence ATGAAGAAAATTATTGTAATCAGGCATTGTTCAGCAACTGGACAAGAGCGTAACGCCGAATTAACAAACATAGGAAGAGACCAATCAAACACCGTTGCTACATTCCTCATGGAAAATCATCTACAAATAGATCATATTATTTCAAGCCCATTTGTCCGAGCTATCGATTCTATTCGGCCATATGCCCTCCAAGCTAATTTATCTATTCAAGAAGATGAACGGTTAGCAGAACGCATATTAAGCACTGTTTCAATGGATGATTGGCTTCAAAAACTAGAATACACTTTTACCAATATAGATATTGCCTTTTCGGGCGGAGAGTCAACAAAACAAGCAACAGACCGTGCCATCTCACTTATTCAGGAAGTTTTAAAACTAGAGCATGACACAACATTACTCGTTACACACGGCAACTTACTCACATTAATTTTAAAGCACTTTGATCATACTATTGGCTTTGAAGAATGGAAAACTTTAACGAATCCTGATATTTATGAAATTACACTTGATGAACAATCTATCATACAACGATTATGGGAAGCGCCATCCAAGTAA
- a CDS encoding YbaK/EbsC family protein, translating into MYEDVLSLLHKTNASYEKFEHEPVLDYETDRIVRERLGLQGTPSKSLFLKSKAGAYYVFFTLEGTRLNRGEMKEITGESLSLCSPDELREETGCTPGCVAPFGYSQDVTIIVDSSIYTYKKVLITPGVPEFTIELSTEELKRILSTCQNTVLEYKKKES; encoded by the coding sequence ATGTACGAAGACGTACTTTCTTTACTACATAAAACAAATGCTTCTTATGAAAAGTTTGAACACGAGCCAGTACTTGACTATGAGACTGATCGCATCGTTCGTGAAAGACTCGGCTTACAAGGTACGCCAAGTAAAAGCCTATTTTTAAAATCAAAAGCCGGGGCGTATTACGTATTCTTTACGTTAGAGGGAACTCGCCTCAACCGAGGAGAGATGAAAGAAATAACAGGAGAAAGCTTATCTCTCTGTTCTCCTGATGAGCTCAGAGAAGAGACTGGTTGCACGCCAGGATGTGTAGCTCCTTTCGGTTATTCACAAGATGTAACGATTATTGTGGACAGTTCAATTTATACTTACAAGAAAGTTTTAATCACACCTGGTGTACCTGAATTTACAATTGAATTATCCACAGAGGAATTAAAAAGAATTTTATCAACGTGTCAAAATACTGTTTTAGAGTATAAAAAAAAGGAGAGCTAA
- the lipA gene encoding lipoyl synthase, producing MTKQTEYKRKPEWLKIKLNTNENYTGLKKMMRSKNLHTVCEEAKCPNIHECWAVRKTATFMILGAVCTRACRFCAVKTGLPTELDLQEPERVADSVVQMGLKHVVITAVARDDLKDGGAAVFAETVRAVRRKNPFTSIEVLPSDMAGVEENLKMLMDAKPDILNHNIETVRRLSNRVRARAKYDRSLEFLRRAKEMQPDIPTKSSIMVGLGETREDLIEAMDDLRANNVDILTLGQYLQPSKKHLPVLKYYPPAEFAELKEIALSKGFSHCEAGPLVRSSYHADEQVRSAKEKVAEAK from the coding sequence ATGACAAAACAAACAGAGTATAAGCGCAAGCCCGAATGGTTGAAAATTAAGTTAAACACGAATGAAAACTATACAGGCTTAAAGAAAATGATGCGTTCTAAGAATCTTCATACCGTTTGTGAAGAGGCGAAATGTCCGAATATTCATGAATGCTGGGCTGTAAGGAAAACAGCAACATTTATGATCTTAGGTGCGGTTTGTACACGTGCTTGTCGTTTTTGTGCAGTTAAAACAGGCTTGCCAACTGAGCTTGATTTACAAGAGCCAGAACGCGTAGCAGATTCTGTAGTACAAATGGGCTTAAAGCACGTTGTTATAACAGCGGTTGCACGTGATGATTTAAAAGACGGCGGAGCAGCTGTTTTTGCTGAAACAGTACGTGCTGTACGTCGTAAAAACCCATTCACATCTATCGAAGTATTACCATCTGATATGGCTGGGGTAGAAGAAAACTTAAAAATGTTAATGGATGCAAAACCAGATATTTTGAACCATAACATTGAAACAGTACGTCGATTATCTAACCGAGTTCGCGCTAGAGCAAAGTATGACCGTTCATTAGAGTTTTTACGTCGAGCAAAAGAAATGCAGCCTGATATTCCAACTAAATCGAGCATTATGGTGGGCTTAGGTGAAACAAGAGAAGATTTAATTGAAGCAATGGATGACTTACGTGCAAACAATGTGGATATTTTAACTCTTGGACAATACCTACAACCATCTAAGAAGCATTTACCAGTTCTTAAATATTACCCACCAGCAGAATTTGCAGAGCTTAAAGAAATTGCACTTAGCAAAGGATTTAGCCACTGTGAAGCTGGTCCACTTGTACGTTCTTCTTATCATGCGGATGAGCAAGTACGTTCTGCGAAAGAAAAAGTAGCAGAAGCGAAATAA
- a CDS encoding M23 family metallopeptidase produces the protein MLRKISLLLSICFLLHQNIAYGEDNQQSIYEKRMALYKETEQSSSIPWYYLAAMDQYERNIRSVRKDIPKKPDAIISLYFKPEIWAGPVNSNDTLPHTISLFGGMGLDGDKDGFANANTDRDLLHTAATILKKQGTSEERINIMLWEYYRRAKTVELITEYARIYKHYGRINLEGNAFPLPIRSDHSYRSTFGAGRSFGGRRIHEGTDIFAGYGVPVRSTCYGVIETKGWNRLGGWRIGIRDLHNNYHYYAHLGGFSKEIQLGQIVEPGKVIGFVGSTGYGPPGTAGKFPPHLHFGMYKDNGYTEWAFDPYMHLSLWERKERANTKR, from the coding sequence ATGCTTCGAAAAATTTCTCTTTTGCTTTCGATTTGCTTTCTTCTCCACCAAAACATCGCTTACGGTGAAGATAATCAGCAAAGCATATATGAAAAGCGCATGGCACTATATAAAGAAACTGAGCAATCTTCAAGTATTCCATGGTATTACTTAGCTGCAATGGATCAATACGAAAGAAACATACGGAGCGTAAGAAAGGATATTCCGAAAAAACCAGATGCCATTATTTCCCTTTATTTCAAACCTGAAATATGGGCTGGACCTGTTAATAGTAATGATACTCTCCCCCATACGATTTCTCTATTTGGCGGAATGGGTTTAGATGGTGACAAAGATGGATTTGCAAATGCAAATACCGATCGTGATCTTCTGCATACAGCAGCAACTATTTTAAAGAAACAAGGAACGTCAGAAGAACGTATTAACATTATGCTTTGGGAATATTATAGACGTGCAAAAACAGTTGAATTGATTACAGAATACGCCCGAATTTATAAACATTATGGACGCATTAATTTAGAAGGAAATGCTTTTCCCCTCCCGATTCGCAGTGACCATAGCTATCGTAGTACTTTTGGTGCTGGTAGAAGTTTTGGCGGCAGGAGGATTCATGAAGGAACCGATATTTTTGCTGGATATGGCGTACCAGTACGATCAACTTGCTATGGCGTTATTGAAACAAAAGGATGGAATCGTCTTGGTGGATGGCGCATTGGTATTCGTGACCTTCATAATAATTACCACTATTACGCTCATTTAGGCGGGTTCTCTAAAGAAATACAGCTCGGACAAATTGTCGAACCAGGAAAAGTAATCGGATTTGTCGGTAGTACTGGTTATGGTCCTCCTGGTACAGCTGGAAAGTTCCCGCCTCACTTACATTTCGGCATGTATAAAGACAATGGCTATACCGAATGGGCTTTCGATCCATACATGCATTTAAGCCTTTGGGAACGAAAAGAACGAGCAAATACAAAACGATAA
- the yunB gene encoding sporulation protein YunB, translated as MSIFRSKNSRFRRGPISFRYILLISFIIFIVMVVQGLWIVNKSIQPTLIKYGETETHKMATAVMTKAVKDRINEGFDVDSLMKVQTDKNGKVSTIDLNTKQVNEILTSTTAYIEKYLQQVEKGDTKALGIFEENGVSMSVPFGRITDNALLGNIGPDIPINFTPIGHVNTDIKQLVEPQGINNTAIKIIMEVEVTLQVMIPLRTKEIKVKQNIPIATRIVQGEVPTYYGSGRVVVPDKKKTDS; from the coding sequence ATGAGCATATTTCGTTCGAAAAATTCGCGGTTTCGAAGGGGACCGATTTCCTTTCGGTATATACTGCTTATTTCGTTTATCATTTTTATCGTAATGGTAGTTCAAGGATTATGGATTGTAAATAAAAGTATTCAGCCAACGTTAATTAAGTATGGGGAAACAGAGACGCATAAAATGGCAACAGCAGTTATGACGAAAGCGGTAAAAGACCGAATTAATGAAGGGTTTGATGTAGATTCATTAATGAAAGTACAAACGGATAAGAACGGGAAAGTATCTACAATTGATTTAAATACAAAACAAGTAAACGAAATATTAACATCGACTACTGCATACATAGAGAAATATTTACAACAAGTAGAAAAAGGGGATACGAAAGCACTTGGTATTTTCGAAGAGAATGGGGTATCTATGTCAGTTCCTTTTGGGCGCATAACCGATAATGCGCTTCTTGGTAATATAGGACCGGATATTCCGATTAATTTTACGCCAATTGGTCATGTGAATACGGATATTAAACAATTAGTTGAGCCACAAGGAATTAATAATACAGCGATCAAAATTATTATGGAAGTGGAAGTGACTTTACAAGTTATGATTCCGTTACGCACGAAAGAAATTAAGGTGAAGCAAAACATTCCGATTGCGACGCGCATCGTTCAAGGTGAAGTGCCTACTTATTACGGAAGTGGCAGGGTTGTTGTACCAGATAAAAAGAAAACGGATAGTTAG
- a CDS encoding YunC family protein, translating to MVNVEPIIIDNYTFIAVSVKLPKTNLLAVMSDKGYIMCGALDVGLLNEKLGDRGIIAGRAVGVRTIEQLLEAPLESVTIEAEALGIPVGTIGKDALLKMR from the coding sequence ATGGTTAATGTAGAGCCAATTATAATTGATAACTATACGTTCATTGCTGTTAGCGTAAAACTTCCGAAGACAAATTTGCTAGCTGTAATGAGCGATAAAGGATATATTATGTGCGGTGCTCTAGATGTAGGTCTTTTAAATGAGAAGTTAGGCGATCGAGGAATTATTGCTGGCCGTGCGGTTGGTGTAAGAACGATTGAACAACTTCTTGAAGCACCGCTGGAATCAGTAACGATTGAAGCCGAAGCTTTAGGCATTCCGGTAGGCACAATCGGAAAAGATGCACTATTAAAAATGAGATAA
- a CDS encoding bifunctional metallophosphatase/5'-nucleotidase produces the protein MNINKETIIHLYHTNDIHSHFENWPQISRFVLGEKKRRQEAGETVLTVDIGDHVDRFHSISEATNGLGNTKLLNEALYDYVTIGNNEGITLAKEHLNRLYDDAGFEVLVANLFEKEGVRPAWAQPYKLHTTTDGITIAFIGLTVAYPEFYEMLDWHIEDPIIHLESILEEVKDTAHITVVLSHLGKSMDEYMAEHYDIDVILGAHTHHLFERGVLVDNTLLCCCEKWGHYVGHVQLTVDKETKRLLKKDGRAIKTERLGAYSEPLSTIEMLKEESKQIMAEPVVHLKESLPVDWFKETMFSHMLASALKEWCNADVGMVNAGVLLEGLNEGVVTRGDIHRICPHPINPCLLKVPGKTLREVILKARRPNMENLEVKGFGFRGKVMGKMIYDGLEVIPDTIPGNKILLEDVLINGESLELDRIYTVGTIDMFTFGYLYPELSTLSDKQYYMPELLRDVLTDMLITYTSSVKL, from the coding sequence CTGAATATAAATAAAGAAACGATCATCCACCTTTATCATACAAACGATATACATAGTCATTTTGAAAATTGGCCGCAAATTTCTCGGTTTGTACTAGGGGAGAAAAAGCGAAGACAGGAAGCGGGAGAGACTGTTTTAACTGTGGATATTGGCGATCATGTGGATCGTTTTCATAGTATTTCGGAAGCGACAAATGGACTTGGGAATACGAAGCTTTTAAATGAGGCGTTATATGATTATGTAACGATCGGAAATAATGAAGGAATTACATTGGCGAAGGAGCATTTGAATCGTCTATATGATGATGCTGGGTTTGAGGTGCTCGTAGCGAATTTATTTGAAAAAGAAGGTGTACGTCCGGCGTGGGCGCAGCCTTATAAATTACATACAACGACAGATGGGATTACGATTGCCTTTATTGGATTAACGGTAGCTTATCCAGAGTTTTATGAAATGCTCGATTGGCATATTGAAGATCCAATCATCCATTTAGAATCTATTTTAGAAGAAGTAAAGGATACAGCTCACATTACGGTTGTGCTTTCTCATCTTGGAAAAAGTATGGATGAGTATATGGCGGAGCATTATGATATTGATGTTATTTTAGGGGCACATACGCATCATTTATTTGAGCGCGGTGTTCTTGTGGATAATACTTTGCTTTGCTGTTGTGAAAAGTGGGGGCATTACGTCGGTCACGTTCAGCTTACTGTGGATAAAGAGACGAAGAGACTGTTGAAAAAAGACGGTAGAGCGATTAAGACAGAACGGTTAGGTGCTTATAGCGAGCCGTTATCCACAATTGAAATGCTAAAGGAAGAAAGTAAACAGATAATGGCTGAGCCTGTCGTTCATTTAAAAGAATCATTGCCGGTTGATTGGTTTAAGGAGACGATGTTTTCTCATATGTTGGCAAGTGCACTTAAAGAGTGGTGTAATGCGGATGTTGGGATGGTGAACGCTGGTGTACTTCTTGAGGGATTAAATGAAGGTGTTGTGACGCGCGGAGATATTCATCGAATTTGTCCACATCCAATTAATCCATGTCTATTAAAAGTACCAGGGAAAACGTTAAGAGAAGTTATTTTGAAAGCGCGCCGCCCGAATATGGAGAATCTTGAGGTGAAAGGATTCGGATTTCGCGGAAAAGTAATGGGGAAAATGATTTACGATGGGTTGGAAGTGATTCCAGATACGATTCCAGGGAATAAAATTTTACTAGAAGATGTATTGATTAACGGCGAATCGCTGGAATTAGACCGTATATATACGGTAGGAACGATTGATATGTTTACATTCGGATACTTATACCCAGAGCTATCCACACTTTCTGACAAACAATATTATATGCCAGAATTACTTAGAGATGTACTAACAGACATGTTGATAACTTATACATCTTCAGTCAAACTATAG
- the sufB gene encoding Fe-S cluster assembly protein SufB: MAKQLPDIGDYKYGFKDKDVSIFRAGRGLTKEIVEEISRMKEEPQWMLDFRLKSLDKFYEMPMPQWGGDLNDLDFDEITYYVKPSEKSEKSWDEVPEEIKATFDKLGIPEAEQKYLAGVSAQYESEVVYHNMKEDLEDLGVVFKDTDSALKENEDIFREHFGKVIPPTDNKFSALNSAVWSGGSFIYVPKGIKVDTPLQAYFRINSENMGQFERTLIIVDEGAHVHYVEGCTAPVYTTNSLHSAVVEIIIKKDAYCRYTTIQNWANNVYNLVTKRAVCEENATMEWIDGNIGSKLTMKYPAVILKGEGARGLTLSIAIAGKGQHQDAGAKMIHLAPNTSSTIVSKSIAKHGGKVTYRGIVQFGPKAKNSRSNIECDTLIMDNQSTSDTIPYNEIKNDYVSLEHEAKVSKVSEEQLFYLMSRGISEQEATEMIVMGFIEPFTRELPMEYAVEMNRLIKFEMEGSIG; encoded by the coding sequence ATGGCGAAGCAACTGCCAGATATCGGCGATTATAAATATGGTTTCAAGGATAAAGACGTTTCGATTTTCCGTGCTGGACGCGGTTTAACAAAAGAGATCGTTGAAGAGATTTCACGTATGAAAGAAGAACCACAGTGGATGTTAGACTTCCGTTTAAAATCACTGGATAAGTTCTATGAAATGCCAATGCCACAATGGGGCGGCGACTTAAACGACTTAGATTTCGATGAAATTACGTACTACGTAAAACCATCTGAGAAATCTGAGAAGTCTTGGGATGAAGTACCTGAGGAAATTAAAGCAACATTTGATAAATTAGGTATTCCTGAAGCTGAGCAAAAATATTTAGCTGGTGTATCTGCACAGTACGAATCTGAAGTTGTATACCACAACATGAAAGAAGACCTAGAAGATCTAGGAGTCGTCTTCAAAGATACAGATAGCGCATTAAAAGAGAACGAAGATATTTTCCGTGAGCATTTCGGAAAAGTAATCCCACCAACAGACAACAAATTCTCTGCATTAAACTCTGCAGTTTGGTCTGGTGGATCATTCATCTACGTTCCAAAAGGTATTAAAGTTGACACACCACTTCAAGCGTATTTCCGTATTAACTCTGAAAATATGGGACAATTCGAGCGTACGCTTATCATCGTAGACGAAGGCGCACACGTACACTACGTAGAAGGTTGTACAGCACCTGTTTACACGACTAACTCACTTCATAGTGCGGTAGTAGAAATCATCATTAAGAAAGATGCATATTGCCGTTATACAACAATCCAAAACTGGGCGAACAACGTATACAACCTAGTTACAAAACGTGCGGTTTGTGAAGAAAACGCAACGATGGAATGGATTGACGGTAACATCGGATCTAAATTAACGATGAAATACCCAGCAGTTATCTTAAAAGGCGAAGGCGCTCGTGGTTTAACATTATCTATCGCGATTGCTGGTAAAGGCCAACACCAAGATGCTGGTGCGAAAATGATTCACTTAGCACCAAACACATCTTCAACAATCGTTTCTAAATCGATTGCGAAGCATGGTGGTAAAGTAACTTACCGTGGTATCGTACAATTCGGACCAAAAGCGAAAAACTCTCGTTCTAACATCGAGTGTGACACGTTAATCATGGATAACCAATCTACATCTGATACAATTCCTTATAACGAAATCAAAAACGATTACGTTTCACTTGAGCACGAAGCGAAAGTATCTAAAGTATCAGAAGAACAATTATTCTACCTAATGAGCCGCGGTATTTCTGAGCAAGAAGCTACAGAAATGATCGTAATGGGCTTCATCGAGCCATTCACTCGCGAACTTCCAATGGAATACGCAGTTGAAATGAACCGCCTAATCAAGTTTGAGATGGAAGGTTCTATTGGTTAA
- the sufU gene encoding Fe-S cluster assembly sulfur transfer protein SufU, with protein sequence MSFNNLDTLYRQVIMDHYKNPRNHGVLEDSVTVNLNNPTCGDRIQLTMKVEEGIVQEAKFEGEGCSISMSSASMMTQAVKGKKIEEALKLSKIFSDMMLGKEYDDSIDLGDIEALQGVCKFPARIKCATLAWKALEKGLNEDK encoded by the coding sequence ATGTCATTTAATAATTTAGATACGTTATATCGTCAAGTTATTATGGATCATTACAAAAATCCTCGTAACCATGGCGTGTTAGAAGATAGTGTTACCGTTAACTTGAACAATCCAACTTGCGGCGATCGTATTCAACTTACGATGAAAGTAGAAGAGGGTATTGTACAAGAAGCGAAGTTTGAAGGCGAAGGATGTTCAATTTCAATGTCTTCAGCTTCAATGATGACACAAGCAGTAAAAGGAAAGAAAATTGAAGAGGCTCTTAAGCTTTCTAAAATTTTCTCTGACATGATGCTAGGAAAAGAGTATGATGACAGCATTGATTTAGGAGATATTGAAGCATTACAAGGCGTATGCAAGTTCCCGGCACGTATTAAATGTGCAACATTAGCGTGGAAAGCGTTAGAAAAGGGCTTAAACGAAGATAAGTAA
- the sufS gene encoding cysteine desulfurase SufS, whose protein sequence is MNIHEIRKQFPILDQKVNGKQLVYFDSAATSQKPIQVIETLERYYKEYNSNVHRGVHTLGTKATDAYEGAREKVRKFINAKSMEEIIFTRGTTTALNTVAASYGLDNVKEGDEIVISYMEHHSNIIPWQQVAKKTGATLKYLPLQPDGTISLEDVRQTVTPNTKIVSIMHVSNVLGTINPVKEIGAIAHENGAIMIVDGAQSAPHMKVDVQDLNCDFYALSAHKMCGPTGVGVLYGKKELLNNMEPIEFGGEMIDFVDLQESTWKELPWKFEAGTPIIGNAIGLGAAIDFLEEIGLHNIEKHEHELAQYALERLSEVDGVTIYGPKHRAGLVTFNIDDVHPHDVATVLDVEGIAVRAGHHCAQPLMKWLKASSTARASFYLYNTKEEIDTFVESLIKTKEYFTNVI, encoded by the coding sequence ATGAATATTCATGAAATACGCAAACAGTTTCCAATTCTTGATCAAAAAGTGAACGGCAAACAACTTGTTTATTTCGATAGTGCAGCAACTTCTCAAAAACCAATTCAAGTCATTGAAACGTTAGAACGTTATTATAAAGAATATAATTCTAACGTGCATCGCGGTGTTCATACGCTCGGTACGAAAGCTACCGACGCGTATGAAGGTGCACGTGAGAAAGTTCGCAAGTTTATTAATGCGAAATCAATGGAAGAGATTATTTTCACGCGCGGAACGACAACTGCATTAAATACAGTAGCAGCTAGCTATGGTCTTGATAATGTAAAAGAAGGCGATGAAATCGTCATCTCTTACATGGAGCACCATAGTAACATCATTCCGTGGCAACAAGTTGCGAAGAAAACTGGCGCAACTTTAAAATACCTTCCGCTTCAACCAGACGGTACAATTTCTTTAGAAGATGTTCGTCAAACAGTTACACCGAATACAAAAATTGTTTCTATTATGCACGTGTCAAACGTACTTGGAACGATTAACCCTGTAAAAGAAATCGGAGCAATCGCACATGAAAACGGTGCAATCATGATCGTTGATGGAGCACAAAGTGCACCTCATATGAAAGTGGATGTACAAGATTTAAACTGTGATTTCTACGCATTATCTGCTCATAAGATGTGCGGACCAACAGGTGTCGGCGTATTATATGGTAAGAAAGAATTGCTAAACAATATGGAGCCAATTGAATTTGGTGGTGAAATGATTGATTTCGTAGATTTACAAGAGTCTACTTGGAAAGAGCTTCCGTGGAAGTTCGAAGCAGGTACACCGATTATCGGTAATGCAATCGGACTTGGTGCGGCAATTGATTTCCTAGAAGAAATCGGTCTTCATAATATTGAAAAGCATGAACATGAATTAGCGCAATATGCTTTAGAGAGACTATCAGAAGTAGATGGCGTTACAATTTATGGTCCAAAGCATCGCGCTGGTCTAGTTACATTTAATATTGATGACGTACATCCTCACGATGTAGCAACTGTATTAGATGTAGAAGGCATTGCGGTTCGCGCAGGACATCACTGTGCACAACCACTTATGAAGTGGCTGAAAGCTTCTTCTACAGCACGTGCGAGCTTCTATTTATATAATACAAAAGAAGAAATTGATACATTTGTTGAATCGCTAATCAAGACAAAGGAGTATTTCACAAATGTCATTTAA